ATATTAATATCTGCAAATAAGAAGGAGCCAAGAAAAGTGAGTGCAAAAGTAactttatgtatatatggaCCACCTACTGAGGATTTCCCAGAAGGATTAGAGTTGCCTATAAAGACAAAATCACAGAAAGAAAGAGATGCCTTTGTGGATCTAATAGTATTATGGCGTGACGCTGCAAGTTATAACTATTAAgatggaaaaaatatatgtaaataaataaatatatgtatatatatatgtatatatatgtgtatatatttgtgtgtttattaatataaaggTAGAAGCGTCTACACTTTTAAGTAATATTCTTACacatttaaaattttcatgTTTGTTTATTGTTAATTGTTAATTGTTtatgtttgtttttttttttttttttttgtaagagtgttaaatatttacataaaatcatattttttctttttcatataagacgattattttattgtgttcttttataaaatataagaactattaaagttatatatttaaaaaaataaattggtattttataaaaatgtattaacTTTGAAATAAAGTGGAAttataacacatatatatatatatatatatatatatatatatatgtgaagaaGTATGgataacattatttttttggggATATTggtttgttattattttatattgtatGATGATTTATCACCATAAAATCTTTTAACCTATGGgaactattatatatgagcatatatatatatatatatatatatatatataatttgtttttttttgaaaattcaAAATGAGAGGTAAAATTTGATTTATATGACAGTTTTCATTTTGAGGGTGAAAggtattttctatatttttttttttttttttaagtttaaAATATGTTAGTAAAAAAAGATCTCataattttgttatttagcatatatatatatatatatatatatatatgtaatatgtaAGGtcaatatatagataaagataaataaatatatgaaaacatgtatgtatttctaaataaatatatatcatattaatatataatatttatatatcatattaatatataatatttatatatcatattaatatataatatttatatatcatattaatatataatatttatatatcatattaatatataatatttatatgtcatattttattcatattaatcTTTATTATCCATATCGTCATCCATTTTGGGAGCTAAGAAAAATTTAACAAATCCAACTTTTAAGGTATCTGAATCGGGGGAGGTATCTTTAATTTCATATTTGAACTCGATGGGTCTACTGTCACTTAAACCTAAGACGACTACATCTGCTAAAATGTTTGATTTAGAAAACAAGTTTAAATATTTGATGGCAAAAgattgtttaattttttttttggatttAATTGTAACTCCAATATCATCTTCGCTAGTTGAATCTCTTGGTTTGAGAGCTACTTCAGCATCACCTACTATACCTTTTGTAGTAAATTTAATACAATTAGAATCAATTTCAATAAAAACAGTATCAGAAAATTCTGATAAATTCCTAAATATATTGGTTAATTCTTTACTGCTTAATTCTACTTCTGCATCAAATCCTTCTTCACAGTCAggtatatttaaagaatCCAATTCAATAGACattaattttaaagaaaagTTAGTAACTTTATCTTCTTTGTTGTTTTCaaaaacaaaatttaaattatcttcatcatctttaCTAGATATAACTACTGATTCATTAGCTCCACATAATTTGAATACTTTATTTAATGATGCAATATTTACACCTAACACTCTTTCACGATCACATCTATAATGAGAAAATCCTGAATCTAATAAATGTAAGCTAACTAGAGATACATGATTCCCATCTAATGCTTGTAATTTTAATCCACTCTCATCGGCATCCACATTGGCATCATTTACTAAATCTTTGATACATTCAAAaagtttttttaaaatagatgcattatttaatttagcctctaacatttttttattaagctttttatgataattccttttttatattaaatttagatatatataaatatatatatatatatatatatatattattatattttttatttattttattttatttgtttgtttgtttttttttttattatatgtgtaataaaaaattatgaatatgaatataaattttaatatttatgtttttattttttttatatcttaatgtatatttttctctttctttttttttttttttttttttttttttttggctaACAATTTTCTAATAGCTGTGTTTttagttatttttattattattaataattattcttatatttatgtattcaatctatttttaatattatgtattcttattttattttttttttttattcattacattttccaaaaaaagaaataaaaaaaattactacataaaattttatacataaatataaatatatatatatataatttttttttttttttttttagttagaaaagaagagaaaaaaaaaaaaagaagcatATACCTTAAAAATAGTATTGTGTAAAAATGTTTCTTCAAAAgttatttttaaagaaagatataaatgataatgtgcatattatatatgatatatatacctattaatattatatatatttattagtttttttttttttttttttttaacactatggagaaaaaaacatataatatatatatattatatatatttataaatttttcttaatataaaCTTATGTgtaattcaatatatatatatatatatatatatataaatatattaaatattttagtaattataataattttatttataaaatataaaatgaagaGAAATGAGTATGAAAAAAGGTcatgataattttaatattctcttttctcttttatttaatttttttttttttatcctatcatcttgaataaaataatgagTGATATATGCCTAGgtgtttaatttttaatatgtgcacatatataaatatatattttatttttcaaatttttatattgaattatataagaattatcaaaacatatataaaataatatattatatatatatatatatatatatttatgtgttatttataattaataaaaagttctttttattttttttttttttgattgtttgttttttaagaaagattatttatatttaagctatatattatatatattctattagTTTTTAATATGAGatgcatataaaaatatgtttatatatttataatattatatattttaatctCAATCATTCTTAAAAGCACCTTCTTTAGatgtgatatattattaaaaatgaatggaaaaataaatataaaagttattaatttcttataaattttgtcttataaaatattttactatatataaccatttcaaattatttaatttttttttttattatttggcTCTCacaataattttttgtgtatataaaaagtGGAATTCATATTtcaagtatatatatatatatatatatatatagaaatatatacttatttgtAATGGCTAGTAAAAACAATAactatttgatatatatatatatatatatatatatatatatatatgtgtaaaatataaagaattccttttcatatatttttcagcTATATAGAACATAATGATCTGagctttaaaaaataataataacaataaaataaaacaaaacttTAAGACAAATaagaatacatatattatataaataaggttttccttaaaaatatatatttcttaatatGTTATGtgtaaaaacaaatatatatatatatatatatatatatatatatatatataatatttctcttTGATTACTAAGAACAATATTAagttcataatatattattattcaaattataatgattaatttattataattagcAATcttaatatgatatatataaattcattatatgataataataaggacaatatatatttcacttACTATAAATTaatgtttaatatttttttatgaagaccataataaatatctatcttgatatttttttttttttttttttttcttcattatagCTAGCTAAAATTTGGACAATTTtgttaatttctttttagctattttgtatatattagaaATGGTATTTCTTAAATAGGCAAAAAGGTATATTTTTAACTtaatatggatatatattgaaatatattgatttaaaaatataataaataaataaatatatatatatatatatataagatttttattaaagtatttttttaatatattataacaatatcGTTTCTTTCTtaaagtttatatatattttttattatatatatatatatatatttaatggaGAATAATTAGCGTAATATATAGGATAAGATATAATcctcaaaataaatatatttctctgatataatacataaacaatataacatatttatgCCTATGACGAAACCTATATttccataaaaaaaaaaataaataaaataataataatttcttgtaattttttttttttttaaatatgattaatatatatatatatatatatatatatatatatatatatatatatatgtatatattgtatGTGCAAATAGTAACAtcttgaaaataatataaataagattCAATAAATTTTGAAAAGTATTAAATTATCTGTtataatttcattatatataataataaaatattttgtaatttatttttgattCACAactattgaatatatatatatatatatattttttattactaaTGGTAATGGTGTAAGACgttcaaaatatatgaaaacaattatatatatgtgtatatattatataaatttttatatttttttccatataatttacaaatgcatatattattatatatatgtattgtggaaaaaataaaattatatttttgaattatCCCAAATTAAAGAATTACAATAAgctaatataaaaaaaaaaaaaaaaaaaaaaaaaaaaaaaattgaactTTGTATAAAGAGcgtataatttattatatacatatatatatatatatatatatgtgtattacttatttgtaataatattattgtaacattacaaaatatatatataatttaatctgaatttataattacagaattgtttatataaaacaaaaatatttgtaatatatatatatataaatactctaatgtcatatatattttttatttttttttatacattattttgaatataatattttattaaatatgtaatatatagaaataaattcATGTACTAGtgaaccaaaaaaaaaaaaaaaaaaaaaaaaaatataatatatatatatatatatatatatatacatataattatttatatccatattaataacatttttcatgatttttataaattgtacaaatattatatacacacctgaaaaattttatttattgtaagggaaaataatatatatatatatatatatttatatttacaaatattaatgtgttaatatataaaataatatttttataaagtcTTTTATAATGGCCATATCCAGGagcaaaataaaatatttatttcccAATGCTACATTACAGTCATACTATCCAAATTCCGAAATGTTTAAAGTTCCAAAGGTTGGAAGTGCACCAAGAATATATAATGGTTTAGATCCTCGAAAGGTACATAGTTATCCATGgataaatatgtttaaaaCACGAAGAATAAAAGAAACAGGTTATCAACATGGAAATTGGGCAGGTCCTTCTATTCATTCAATGACACTTGATGAATTAGCTACCTTTTTTAGTAATAAAGATcatttaaaacatttttctctttttcaaTTATTTAAAGCAACCTATGGACAAttccaatttttttttcttctcatGGGTTCTATTGTTGTTACTATATCACCCATTATATTGTTCACCTTATATATGCAAAAATTTGAACCCTTAGAAGTTACCATCGACCCTGaggaatattataaacattttcGATGGCATTATTATGGAGGGGAAATTGATCATCATGCTTTCTCACAATATCTTGAAGCTAGAAGAGCAGTTAGATATAGAAATGCTGATATAAATCCAGTCGATTG
This region of Plasmodium sp. gorilla clade G2 genome assembly, chromosome: 13 genomic DNA includes:
- a CDS encoding proliferating cell nuclear antigen yields the protein MLEAKLNNASILKKLFECIKDLVNDANVDADESGLKLQALDGNHVSLVSLHLLDSGFSHYRCDRERVLGVNIASLNKVFKLCGANESVVISSKDDEDNLNFVFENNKEDKVTNFSLKLMSIELDSLNIPDCEEGFDAEVELSSKELTNIFRNLSEFSDTVFIEIDSNCIKFTTKGIVGDAEVALKPRDSTSEDDIGVTIKSKKKIKQSFAIKYLNLFSKSNILADVVVLGLSDSRPIEFKYEIKDTSPDSDTLKVGFVKFFLAPKMDDDMDNKD